Proteins from one Rosa chinensis cultivar Old Blush chromosome 7, RchiOBHm-V2, whole genome shotgun sequence genomic window:
- the LOC112180520 gene encoding beta-carotene hydroxylase 2, chloroplastic, producing the protein MATGVSVASIPIWYCFRRNNLLTRKPISQTSTPCFVLASAKKRHLVMEKRTEHEFTEKSLKQTERRNVITPRVAERLARRKSERNTYLVAAIISSLGVTSAAAMAVYYRFSWQTEIGEFLVPEMLGTFLLSVGSAVGMEFWARWAHRALWHASLWQMHESHHRPRDGPFEINDVFAIINAAPAIALLSYGFCTKGLFPGLCFGAGLGITVFGMAYMFVHDGLVHRRFPVGPIADVPYLQRVAAAHQVHHTNILNGVPYGLFLGPKEIEEVGGMAELEKEIKRRSTKSTIPKS; encoded by the exons ATGGCCACCGGAGTTTCGGTTGCCTCAATCCCAATATGGTACTGTTTCCGCCGAAACAATCTACTTACTCGAAAACCCATCTCCCAAACAAGCACTCCCTGTTTTGTTTTGGCTTCAGCAAAGAAGAGACACTTGGTTATGGAAAAGAGAACAGAGCATGAATTTACAGAGAAAAGCTTGAAACAAACAGAGAGAAGGAATGTTATAACTCCAAGAGTTGCAGAGAGATTAGCAAGAAGGAAATCGGAGAGAAATACTTACCTTGTTGCTGCAATCATATCCAGCCTGGGAGTCACTTCAGCTGCTGCCATGGCTGTTTACTACAGATTTTCTTGGCAAACAGAG ATTGGGGAGTTTCTTGTTCCAGAGATGTTGGGCACATTTTTGCTCTCTGTGGGCTCTGCT GTGGGGATGGAGTTTTGGGCAAGGTGGGCGCACAGAGCTCTGTGGCATGCCTCATTATGGCAGATGCATGAG TCTCACCATCGACCTAGGGATGGTCCTTTCGAGATTAACGACGTGTTTGCTATAATCAATGCTGCTCCTGCTATTGCTCTTCTCTCTTACGGTTTCTGTACCAAGGGTCTTTTTCCTGGACTATGTTTTGGTGCT GGGCTAGGGATCACAGTTTTCGGGATGGCATACATGTTTGTGCACGATGGTCTCGTCCACCGTCGATTTCCAGTCGGGCCAATCGCAGACGTCCCTTATTTACAAAGAGTTGCTGCCGCCCACCAG GTTCACCATACAAACATATTGAATGGAGTGCCATATGGGTTGTTCTTGGGACCTAAG GAAATAGAAGAGGTTGGAGGCATGGCAGAATTAGAAAAGGAGATCAAGCGGAGAAGCACCAAGAGTACTATACCCAAAAGCTGA